GTCAGGATGTACAAAAGTCCATGTACTGCCTCCGTTTGTTGAACGAAAAATACCCCCGGAAATCCCGGCTGCCAGAACAACCTGGTTGCCACGCATGTCAAAAGCAACCGCCCTGGTTCTTCCGCCATTTTGAGTAGGCCCAGCAGCGGTGTATGTATTAAGGATTGATGGACGAAAATTGATATCACTTTGCCTTTTTATAACTGAAGCAAGTATTTCTCTTTCTTTTTGGTAAATGCCCTTGGGTATTTGACCTGTAGCAGGATCATGCAACATCTTCCATTCATACTCCCGGCGTTTATATCCACCTTCTTCTTTTTCTTCTTCATCTTGTGTCAATAGAGTCAATGAATGATTCTTTTTTACTGACTTTTTTTGAGCGATCTGGAAAATAACCACACTTGTAATGAGTACGATTGCTGCAGTTAGAGCGATGTAAGCTGTTTTGCGCATATGATAGATGTTGTAATAATTAGTACAGTAAGTTAAGATTTTTCGACGGATATATAGTTGCTTTAAGAATAAGCAAGCTGTTGATTGAATAGTGGTTTGGAGTGCGTTTGAAGTTGAATCAGATCAGGTTTAGCTTTGCGGCGATCTTTACCATAGCAGCTACATTTTTCGCTTCAAGTTTCAGCAGAAGGTTTTTTCGGTGTGTTTCAACGGTAGTGCCACTTATAAAAAGTTTATTGGCTATTTCCTGGGTGGTTAATCCATCGGCAATCAGTTCCAGAATTTGTTTTTCACGACGGGTGAGTACGGGAGCATCATCACCTTCTTTTTTCTCCGTGATCATAGCTGCTTCATGACTCAAAAAAATACGGCCACGAACTACTGTTTGAATAGCAAACAACAATTCTTCTTTTGTAGCATTTTTTAAAACATAGCCCGACGCACCATTCTCAATCATCTTAGTAATAAAACTTTGTTGATTATATGTGCTGAGACCAATAATGGAAATGGAAGGATATTTTTCATTCACTTCTTTACAAAGGTCAATGCCGCTTTTATCGGGAAGGTTAATGTCCATAAAAATTACATCGGGCTGACGACCATTTAAAAAAGCAATACAGCTTTCAGCGTTCATGGCATGGCCCATCCACTCGAGGCCTTTTTCATGTTGCAAAAGCGAACGAATGCCTTCAATCACCATGTAGTGATCATCAACAATAAATACTTTTATACCGAGGTTCATCATTAGTTTATGCTGTCATTTCAATGTTTACCGATGTACCCTTGCCTGGTTGGGAATCAACATCCCATTTACCCTTTAAAAATTCAACACGGTTTTTAATATTACTCCAACCAATTCCTTTCGATTGTTTCAATACCGATGGATCAAATCCTTTTCCATCATCTTCGACCGTAATAGTTAATACATTTTCATTATAACTCAACTGCGTCAATGCATTTTTTGCAGCCGCATGTTTCATGATGTTGTTTAAAAGTTCCTGTACTATACGGTAAATGGTAACACTTTTTATTTGGTCGATCTCTTTGCCCTCTAAACCAATAGATTGATATTGTAGTTGCAAAGCACCACTTTTATTAATATCGTTACAAAAATCTCTTAAAGCGCTATCAAGTCCAAATTTCACTAATGCTTCCGGCATCATGCTATGAGCCACTCTGCGCATTTCACTAATGCTGCTGTCGAGCATATCAATACTTCGTCCAAACGCCTGCGCATTTTCGGGGGTCATAATTAAGTTTCCTTTCATATTGTTAAGCGTAAATTTTATGCCCGATAACATACCACCCAATCCATCATGAAGATCTTTTGCCATTCGTGTACGTTCCTGTTCTTCACCTTTTAATACGGCTTCGGTGGCAGCCAGTTGTTTTTCGGTTTCAAGTTCGGCAATGCGTTGCTGCTGTAAGTTTTGCTTTTGGCGGTAGTTGCGGTAAGATAAGATGGAAATAAACAACAACGTGAGGGCACTACCGATCAATAAATAGTTCAGAGTATTTTTTTGCTTTAATTCTGAGCGCTGTAGCCTGATCTGGTTATCCTTTCTTTCAGATTCATATTTTTTTTCGATGTCAATAATATTTTTCCGGATGTTGTTGTTATTAATGCTGTCGAGAATTAATTCTGATTGCAGCGCATACTGCTGGCCGGTAGCAACTTCCTGCAATGAAAAATGTATGCGGGCAAGTAAATCAAGTATCTTGGCTTTTTCCGTTAAAAGTTGCTCTTCACTTGCAATATTCAGTGCCGTTAATGCCATTGTTCGTGCAGTCTTGAAATCTTTTTGAAAGAAATAATAATTGGCTAAACCCCGGTAGCTTACGGCATTTGTTTCTTTACTATCCATATGTTTGGATAGTTCAAGCGCTTTTTCATAGTAGCCTTTTAACTGATCATATTCTCCTTTGTTATAACTCAGGTCGCCAAGGTTAAGCATTTGAGCAGCTTGCATTTCAATATGCCCTATATTTTTAGCGATAGTATAAACTTCCTGCCAGGCGCTCTCTGCCTTTGCATAGTTTTTCCGCTTTGAATAACTCATGCCAAGATTATTAAGGGCATTACCCAACCATATTGAATCGTCGGTTGCACGGAAGTATTTTACCGCCGCTTCTCCATAAATAATGGATCTATCATAATCTCTGAGATCATAATATAGTAATTGCAGGATGTCGTGAGCTTTCGCTTCCATCAAGCTGTCGTTGTTCCCTGTAAATACTTTTTTGCCTTCCTCGTAAAATGTAGCTGCTGTTTCATATTGGGATAGTAAACGGTAGGAGGTGCCGGTATTAAAAAGCGCTTTACCTAACATAACCGGGTCATTCAGTTTTCTTGCAATATCAACTGATCGTAAATTCAATAGCAAACTTGAATCAAACCTGCTTTGCAGGTTTAGTACATAGGTGTAGTTGAAAATATAACGGGCCTCTCCTTCAGGAAACTTTATTTTTTTACTCAGCGCACCTGCTTTGTTGTAATAAAATTTTGCAAGCTCCGGTATACTGTTTTCATACTGTTGTCCGAGGTTAATATACAGGTCCACAGCTTCCTTATTTTCCTTTGCAAGTGGTAATAAGTTCAACAGGCTGTCCTTATTCATGAATACCTGAGCGTGAGCAGTCGAAATCAGAAAAGCAGTAAAGAATAGTAGTTTTTTCATTCGAATTAAAGTAAACTAAAATTACTTTATCACAAATAAAAAAGACTATTGCCGTAATTGTTCTCCCCAATTTCCATGATTTAGGGATGAAAAAATCCTGTTTTTCCATGAAGTGCTGAACTCATTTGCAGTACTACGTTTACATTGTAAATCACTCTTACATGAAACCATTATTTCAAATTTTAATGCTTGGCCTATTAATAACAGGCAGGGGTTCTGCAACCGCACAAACAAAACAGCAAACCTTTCTTCAGATCACAGATGCGAGTGGCCAGCTTATTCGTGGCACGAGTTTGCAAAAGTTTTACGAAAGGCAGATCATCGTTACAAGTTTTTCAGGAATTACTGCCGGCAATGCACAGGTGCAATTTACAATGCCATCAGGTGGAGCATCGGCTACTTTGGCAACTCTCAGAGGTGGCAAGGAAACC
The DNA window shown above is from Lacibacter sp. H375 and carries:
- a CDS encoding response regulator transcription factor is translated as MMNLGIKVFIVDDHYMVIEGIRSLLQHEKGLEWMGHAMNAESCIAFLNGRQPDVIFMDINLPDKSGIDLCKEVNEKYPSISIIGLSTYNQQSFITKMIENGASGYVLKNATKEELLFAIQTVVRGRIFLSHEAAMITEKKEGDDAPVLTRREKQILELIADGLTTQEIANKLFISGTTVETHRKNLLLKLEAKNVAAMVKIAAKLNLI
- a CDS encoding tetratricopeptide repeat-containing sensor histidine kinase; amino-acid sequence: MKKLLFFTAFLISTAHAQVFMNKDSLLNLLPLAKENKEAVDLYINLGQQYENSIPELAKFYYNKAGALSKKIKFPEGEARYIFNYTYVLNLQSRFDSSLLLNLRSVDIARKLNDPVMLGKALFNTGTSYRLLSQYETAATFYEEGKKVFTGNNDSLMEAKAHDILQLLYYDLRDYDRSIIYGEAAVKYFRATDDSIWLGNALNNLGMSYSKRKNYAKAESAWQEVYTIAKNIGHIEMQAAQMLNLGDLSYNKGEYDQLKGYYEKALELSKHMDSKETNAVSYRGLANYYFFQKDFKTARTMALTALNIASEEQLLTEKAKILDLLARIHFSLQEVATGQQYALQSELILDSINNNNIRKNIIDIEKKYESERKDNQIRLQRSELKQKNTLNYLLIGSALTLLFISILSYRNYRQKQNLQQQRIAELETEKQLAATEAVLKGEEQERTRMAKDLHDGLGGMLSGIKFTLNNMKGNLIMTPENAQAFGRSIDMLDSSISEMRRVAHSMMPEALVKFGLDSALRDFCNDINKSGALQLQYQSIGLEGKEIDQIKSVTIYRIVQELLNNIMKHAAAKNALTQLSYNENVLTITVEDDGKGFDPSVLKQSKGIGWSNIKNRVEFLKGKWDVDSQPGKGTSVNIEMTA